In Blattabacterium cuenoti, the following proteins share a genomic window:
- a CDS encoding c-type cytochrome has product MRKISFFIFIFSFFLIGVGEKKIKADSIKGDVENGTKLFKKNCTACHSIDLEKKMIGPALHGVTEKRNRKWLHQWIKDNKSLRESGDKEAIAIYKEYGNIEMNSFPQFSEKEIDDILSFIIQNPDSRKEKENHGNNNNNDETNEKEEKEFLVKLIIFCFGILSLILLWVLYRIQILIRLINKGKTEVSIFRKKNFLINILYKKILGDDKKKWYLFSCFTGFFLLAGIYESWNFLMKIDVNKGYKPEQPIYFSHKIHSEINQIDCQYCHSSAKYGKVSGIPSVNVCMNCHITIHEYNGDYLEKGKSRNEYNQEIQKIYKAVGWNPETREYSKKTHPIQWTRIHNMPDFVYFDHSQHIITGEKTIKKLKKVNLVCNACHGEVQNMDTVEMSNDFTMEWCISCHRQVEIDTKNQYYKEYFPNKKKQITVDMIGGTECAKCHY; this is encoded by the coding sequence ATGAGAAAAATTTCGTTTTTTATTTTCATTTTTTCTTTTTTTTTAATAGGAGTAGGAGAAAAAAAGATAAAAGCTGACAGTATAAAAGGAGACGTAGAAAATGGAACTAAACTTTTTAAAAAAAATTGTACAGCATGCCATTCCATAGATCTAGAAAAAAAAATGATAGGGCCTGCTCTACATGGAGTGACTGAAAAAAGAAATCGTAAATGGTTACACCAATGGATTAAGGATAATAAATCTTTAAGAGAAAGTGGAGATAAAGAAGCTATAGCAATTTATAAGGAATATGGAAATATAGAAATGAATTCATTTCCTCAATTTTCAGAAAAAGAGATAGATGACATATTATCTTTTATAATACAAAATCCAGATTCAAGAAAAGAAAAAGAAAATCATGGGAATAATAATAATAATGATGAAACTAATGAAAAAGAAGAAAAAGAATTTTTAGTGAAATTAATTATTTTCTGTTTTGGTATTTTATCTTTAATTCTACTTTGGGTTTTATATAGAATACAAATTCTAATAAGGTTAATAAATAAAGGAAAAACAGAAGTTTCTATTTTTAGAAAAAAAAATTTTTTAATAAATATTTTATATAAAAAAATATTAGGAGATGACAAGAAAAAATGGTATTTATTTTCTTGTTTTACAGGTTTTTTCTTGTTAGCAGGAATATATGAAAGTTGGAATTTTTTAATGAAAATAGATGTTAATAAGGGTTACAAACCTGAACAACCTATTTACTTTTCTCACAAAATTCATTCTGAAATTAACCAAATTGATTGTCAATATTGTCATTCTTCTGCAAAATATGGGAAAGTTTCTGGTATACCATCAGTTAATGTTTGCATGAATTGTCATATTACTATTCATGAATATAATGGAGATTATTTAGAAAAAGGAAAAAGTAGAAATGAGTATAATCAGGAGATACAAAAAATATATAAGGCAGTAGGATGGAATCCTGAAACCAGAGAATATTCTAAAAAAACTCACCCCATTCAATGGACACGTATTCACAATATGCCAGATTTTGTCTACTTTGATCATTCTCAACATATCATAACAGGAGAAAAAACAATTAAAAAATTAAAAAAAGTAAATTTAGTTTGTAATGCTTGTCATGGAGAAGTTCAGAATATGGATACAGTAGAAATGTCTAATGATTTCACCATGGAATGGTGCATTTCTTGTCATAGACAAGTAGAAATAGACACTAAAAATCAATATTATAAAGAATATTTTCCGAATAAAAAAAAACAAATAACTGTTGATATGATTGGAGGAACGGAATGCGCTAAATGTCATTACTGA
- a CDS encoding DUF3127 domain-containing protein produces the protein MEIIGIVKKLFDIQKFNSGFQKREIVITTEEPYPQNILVEFIQDKVDLLENVKPKDKIKIFINIRGREWTNPEGIIKYFNSIQGWKIEYHSNYTGTSNKTSTASSSSSLSSDDFDDLPF, from the coding sequence ATGGAAATTATAGGAATAGTCAAAAAACTATTTGATATTCAAAAATTTAATAGCGGATTTCAAAAAAGAGAAATAGTTATTACCACTGAAGAGCCATATCCTCAAAATATATTAGTTGAATTTATTCAAGATAAAGTGGATTTGTTAGAAAATGTAAAACCAAAAGATAAAATAAAAATTTTTATCAATATTCGAGGAAGAGAATGGACAAATCCTGAAGGAATTATTAAATACTTTAATTCTATACAAGGATGGAAAATAGAATATCATTCTAATTATACAGGAACTTCAAATAAAACTTCCACTGCTTCTTCATCTTCTTCTTTATCCTCTGATGATTTTGATGATTTACCTTTTTAA
- a CDS encoding iron-sulfur cluster assembly protein encodes MNQDCSLEERIISVLKSIYDPEISVDIYELGLIYDVQVFGIDKVKIVMTLTTPNCPVAESLPLEVKEKVKSIQGIKKVDVVLTFDPPWSREFMSEEARLELGLL; translated from the coding sequence ATGAATCAAGATTGTTCTTTAGAAGAACGTATTATTTCAGTACTAAAAAGTATATATGATCCAGAAATTTCAGTAGATATTTATGAATTAGGTCTGATTTACGATGTTCAAGTTTTTGGAATAGATAAAGTAAAAATAGTAATGACTTTAACTACACCTAATTGTCCAGTAGCAGAAAGTTTACCTTTGGAAGTCAAAGAAAAAGTTAAATCCATACAAGGAATAAAAAAAGTAGATGTAGTTTTAACATTTGATCCGCCTTGGAGTCGGGAATTTATGAGCGAAGAAGCTCGTTTAGAACTAGGATTGTTATAA
- a CDS encoding SPFH domain-containing protein: protein MSIFSLLFYGILVLLILSFFSSFIFIVNQETAAILERVGKFHNICYAGLNFKLPIIDNIVGKLTLKIQQLDVLVDTKTKDNVFVKVKVSVQFKVIKDKVYEAFYKLDNSHAQITSYIFDVVRAEVPKMRLDDVFERKDHIALAVKGELEGSMLDYGYSIIKALVTDLDPDEQVKQAMNRINTAEREKVAAEYQAEAERIKIVAKAKAEAESKKLQGKGTADQRREIARGILESVEVLNNVGINSQEASALIVVTQHYDTLQSMGESGNTNLILLPNSPGSANEMLNNMITSFNISNQIGETLKKKNNNRKK, encoded by the coding sequence ATGAGTATTTTCAGTTTATTATTTTATGGAATATTGGTTCTTTTAATTTTATCTTTTTTTTCTAGTTTTATTTTTATAGTGAACCAGGAAACAGCCGCTATTCTTGAAAGAGTGGGAAAATTTCATAATATTTGTTATGCAGGATTAAATTTTAAGCTTCCTATTATAGATAATATAGTAGGAAAATTAACATTAAAAATTCAACAATTAGATGTATTAGTGGATACGAAAACAAAAGATAATGTCTTTGTTAAAGTAAAAGTATCGGTTCAGTTCAAGGTTATAAAAGATAAAGTATATGAAGCTTTTTATAAATTGGATAATTCTCATGCTCAGATTACTTCTTATATATTTGATGTTGTTAGAGCAGAAGTTCCTAAAATGCGTTTAGATGATGTTTTTGAACGAAAAGATCATATTGCTCTTGCAGTTAAAGGAGAATTGGAAGGATCTATGTTGGATTATGGATATTCTATAATTAAAGCATTAGTTACAGATCTTGATCCAGACGAACAAGTAAAACAAGCTATGAATCGAATTAATACAGCGGAGAGAGAAAAAGTAGCGGCTGAATATCAAGCAGAAGCTGAGAGGATTAAAATAGTAGCTAAAGCTAAGGCAGAAGCTGAAAGTAAAAAATTACAAGGAAAAGGAACAGCAGACCAACGTAGAGAAATAGCTAGAGGAATTTTAGAATCAGTAGAAGTGTTAAATAATGTAGGAATAAATTCACAAGAAGCTTCTGCTTTAATTGTTGTAACACAACATTATGATACTCTTCAATCTATGGGAGAAAGTGGAAATACTAATTTAATTTTATTACCTAATTCACCAGGATCAGCGAATGAAATGTTAAACAACATGATCACTTCATTTAATATTTCTAACCAAATTGGAGAAACTCTTAAAAAAAAGAACAATAATAGAAAAAAATAA
- a CDS encoding M16 family metallopeptidase, whose translation MNKIYFSLLMLITMTYNNLISKDFNSYKKSYKIKFFEEKLSNGLHVILHQNKTNPLVSISVLYHVGSKNEIPGRSGFAHFFEHLMFEGSKNIKKGEYFKYIASNGGKNNAYTNYDETCYYEILPSDRLPLALWLESERMLHAKVDEESINIQREVVKEEKKMRVENQPYVKAISEIIPSLLFKKHPYKYPIIGLDQDLDAATEADYKEFYKTYYVPNNAVLVVSGDFDMNEARTLIKKYFESIPKGTMNFRMKKIEEEPMKKEIFFTYVDKNTKVPGVFLSYRVPKLTNKDSYVLKMIDHVLSSGESSRIIKTIVNTKQIASYAGSFLDTMEDYGIFVIYGLINPGITLDQLTKIIDEEIDFLKKKGITQYELDKQRNYFEKKFISDNYSMSGITANLSHYYLYYHNADLINTDIEKYRKITIEDIKIVANKYLNKNNRVRLYNVPDNNNTNK comes from the coding sequence ATGAATAAGATTTATTTTTCTTTATTAATGTTAATAACTATGACCTATAATAATTTGATTTCCAAAGATTTTAATTCTTATAAAAAATCGTATAAAATTAAATTTTTCGAAGAAAAGCTATCAAATGGTTTGCATGTTATTTTACACCAAAATAAAACAAACCCTTTAGTTTCTATTTCCGTTTTGTATCATGTAGGAAGTAAAAATGAAATACCTGGTAGATCAGGTTTTGCTCATTTTTTCGAACATCTTATGTTTGAAGGATCTAAGAATATTAAAAAAGGAGAATATTTTAAATATATAGCTTCTAACGGAGGAAAAAATAACGCTTATACAAATTATGATGAAACTTGTTATTATGAAATATTGCCATCTGACCGTCTTCCATTAGCTTTATGGTTAGAATCGGAAAGAATGCTTCATGCTAAAGTAGATGAAGAAAGTATTAACATACAAAGGGAAGTAGTAAAAGAAGAAAAAAAAATGCGAGTAGAAAATCAACCATATGTGAAAGCAATTTCGGAAATTATTCCTTCTTTATTATTCAAAAAACATCCATATAAATATCCAATTATTGGATTGGATCAAGATTTAGATGCCGCTACAGAAGCGGATTATAAAGAGTTTTATAAAACTTACTATGTTCCAAATAATGCTGTTTTAGTTGTATCTGGGGACTTTGATATGAATGAAGCTAGAACATTGATTAAAAAATATTTCGAATCTATTCCTAAAGGAACAATGAATTTTAGAATGAAAAAAATAGAAGAAGAACCTATGAAAAAAGAAATATTTTTTACTTATGTAGATAAAAATACTAAAGTTCCTGGAGTATTTTTATCCTATAGAGTGCCTAAACTCACAAATAAAGATTCTTATGTATTAAAAATGATTGATCACGTATTATCTTCTGGAGAAAGTTCTCGTATAATAAAAACTATTGTAAACACAAAACAAATAGCTTCTTATGCCGGTTCTTTTTTAGATACTATGGAAGATTATGGTATTTTTGTAATATATGGATTAATAAACCCTGGAATTACATTAGACCAATTAACAAAAATAATAGATGAAGAAATCGATTTTTTAAAAAAAAAAGGAATAACACAATATGAATTGGATAAACAAAGAAACTATTTTGAAAAGAAATTTATTTCCGATAACTATTCTATGAGTGGAATAACTGCAAATTTATCTCACTATTATTTATATTATCATAATGCTGACTTAATTAATACTGATATAGAAAAATATCGAAAAATAACTATAGAAGATATAAAAATAGTTGCTAACAAATATTTAAATAAAAATAATAGAGTTCGTTTATATAATGTTCCAGATAACAATAACACAAATAAATAA
- a CDS encoding M16 family metallopeptidase → MFAHIFNRNIPPQSLKRKTTINIEKPKFFQMKNGLKVLIVENHKLPLVRIGLELDCKPFLEKDKAGIKKVFGQMIRSGTKNYTKEELDEIVDYMGCSLYTSFSEISIFTMKKYLDKSVSIMSDILMNSVFDNSKELDKIIKQRIIDISLSEKDPNAILQRVRNVLYFGKNHPYGEYETHDTIKNITLHDLKKLYEKYYIPNISYLSFIGDVSKKEVEKLCHLYFSKWKKKPYIDDPVIEEYVIPSKIEIDVVDIPSLTQSTICFGGPVCLKKNDPEYFSSILANGILGGGPQSRLFLNLREKKAYTYGAYSILKSDRNIGYFSIYTQVRNEVTEKVIKDIIKEIVEITENQVSLEELNIKKKEISGQFILDFEDPNRISDLFICELKNNLPSGFYKNYLNQIESVTIDNIYQSSKKFFSTKNGRIIIVGKNSDILPNLKKLGYPIRYFDQFGSLIKKEEK, encoded by the coding sequence ATGTTTGCTCATATATTTAATCGGAATATACCACCTCAATCTCTAAAAAGAAAGACTACTATAAATATTGAAAAACCTAAATTTTTTCAAATGAAAAATGGGTTAAAAGTTTTAATAGTAGAAAATCACAAACTTCCTTTAGTTAGAATTGGGTTAGAATTAGATTGTAAACCTTTTCTAGAAAAAGATAAGGCCGGAATAAAAAAAGTTTTTGGTCAAATGATTCGTTCTGGAACAAAAAATTACACTAAAGAAGAACTAGACGAAATTGTTGATTACATGGGATGTAGTTTATACACTTCTTTTTCAGAAATATCTATTTTCACTATGAAAAAATATTTGGATAAATCAGTTTCAATCATGAGCGATATTTTAATGAATAGTGTGTTTGATAATTCCAAAGAATTAGATAAAATAATAAAACAAAGAATTATCGATATCAGCCTTTCAGAAAAGGATCCAAATGCTATTTTACAAAGAGTAAGAAACGTTTTATATTTTGGAAAAAATCATCCTTATGGAGAATACGAAACTCATGATACTATTAAAAATATCACCCTTCATGATTTAAAAAAATTGTACGAAAAATATTATATCCCAAATATATCCTATCTTTCTTTTATCGGGGATGTATCCAAAAAAGAAGTAGAAAAATTGTGTCATCTTTATTTTTCTAAATGGAAAAAGAAACCATATATAGATGATCCTGTTATAGAGGAGTATGTGATTCCATCTAAAATAGAAATTGATGTAGTGGATATTCCTTCTTTAACTCAATCTACTATTTGTTTCGGTGGACCGGTTTGTTTAAAAAAAAATGATCCTGAATATTTTTCTTCTATACTTGCAAATGGAATTTTAGGGGGAGGGCCTCAAAGTCGTTTATTTTTGAATCTTAGAGAAAAGAAAGCTTATACATATGGAGCTTATTCTATTTTAAAATCAGACAGAAATATTGGTTATTTTTCAATTTATACTCAAGTAAGAAATGAAGTAACAGAAAAGGTTATAAAGGATATTATAAAAGAAATTGTGGAAATAACAGAAAATCAAGTCTCTTTAGAAGAATTAAATATCAAGAAAAAAGAAATAAGTGGTCAATTTATTCTTGATTTTGAAGATCCTAATAGAATTAGTGATCTTTTTATATGTGAATTAAAAAATAATCTTCCAAGTGGATTTTACAAAAATTATTTAAATCAAATAGAATCAGTTACGATAGATAATATATATCAATCATCCAAAAAATTTTTTTCTACAAAAAATGGAAGAATTATAATTGTTGGAAAAAATAGTGATATATTACCTAATCTCAAAAAGTTAGGTTATCCTATTCGTTATTTTGATCAATTTGGATCTTTAATAAAAAAAGAAGAAAAATGA